atTAAGCCTTTTTGTTCAGGTGCTGCGTCTGAGCCGAAGCTCGCCTTTGTTCGCTCTGGTGCCAACGGGGGATTGACACTGGAGTGTAGCGCCGAACGCTGGTTCCCAGAGCCGGAGATTACGTTCTACGACGAGAGAGGCAATGGGATTGAAGCCGAACACCCACGGACCGTTCCGAACTCAGCTGGAGGTTATAATGTTAAAAGGAGAGCGTCTTTGCAGATCGTCACCAACAGGTACAACTTCTAGCTTTCTTCAAATCAACCAAGAGGgattgtttttcacaaaaagcCTGTTGGGATGTTACTTGCATGTTGACGTTTGTCTTTAATTGGTTgagtaaaaagtacaaattgAACACTTTTGTTGCTTCATCGCAGAGTGACCTGCCGTGTTCACCAGCCGCTGTTGAAGAAGACAAGATATGCACATATTTATATCCCAGGTACAGTAATGTgttgaatatatatttatgagcTGGAGGTGTTAATTAGGGGAAAACCTTTACAGTTCTGACAAAGACGGTTTGAAAAGCACAtgacttttaatgtatttgtatttgagCCACTTGTGCATATTATGGGCTTTCCGGGTCGACTCAGAAGTGGTATAAACGTCGTCTCTAAGGAAAAGATGGCCGACAGTAAATTTGATTTACTATTAAATCAAAATCGTAAATCATGCCGTTAAGCTTATGAAGAGTTTTGTTGATAATGGGTCAAGAAAATCAGAACTTTATCAATTTCAAAAAATTACACAGTGTAGCCATTTGAATGTATTTGGATATGTTTAAATCTTAGGGATTACATGGTTGCGTTTAAAGCTGTCCGCTTATGTTTTcgtcaacatattttattagaaaatcaCCACAGATGGTGTGCTTTGCTATATTTCATTAATCAAATGTGTCAGACCGAGACCTAACATGTTGACACATCATATTGTTCTAGAGTCTAGATTTGTCTTCACTTCATTTCTCATCAATTTTCAAAACTTAATTTTGTCCACGAACAACCAGTGTGTTCTGAATCACTAAATTAGACCATAAGGTCAGTATTGGCATGTAGTCATTATGTCCTTGCAATCGCAGCAGGTGttaatatgtagttttatattttatcttgcATGATAAACAAAATGTAGCTGTTGgtttgtaaaattttaatggAACAAAAACTAATTCACACGTGTATGAGAATCAAGCAGTTTTCGTTTGGTTGTTCCTCACATCTCAAGCACTCAGTAGAAAAGTTATCAGTTTGgaatggtattttttttttttttgtcttgcttgAGCGAAAAGcctttgaagatatttttttatcaccTGCCATAATTGATTTCCTATTATTTCAGACGACTGCATGAGAACCTGCACCGACAGCATGGTGTGGAGTGTCCTGGTAACCGCAGCTGTACTTGCATTGTGTGCGGTCACTTATTTTCTGTGGAAGAAATATGGATGCTCTGGTAAGTCTGCAAACGTTTTACTACCTCTGCTGGAGCAGACGAAAactttctgcagcagctcctgttTAGATATGGATTCAGTCATTTTAATGCTTATTTTAACACAGTTACTTCTAACGTATGAGTCTTTGTAGGCATGTAATGACTTTTCAAGACTGAATATCCCTTTGCCTTCTGTAagttacacaaaaaaaattcacaattgTTGGCAGTCTTGGCTAACAGAAGTACTCAGCGTTTCCGATACTGCTGGTAGAGATGCATAGACCTCTCATTTACATATGTGCTGGATGGACCCACTTTAGATAATGACCTATTACTATTAAAGTCATGAAAGCTTTATGACTAGACACGTTAGTCAATTAAGATGTCTCTAATTATCTTAAATTACCATTCAGGGTAGTCAAAATGTAGTTGTCTAGTCAAAATTCATTCTTTAGATATCTGGAATGTAATTACAGATGGTCAgatgaaactgattttatgcTGAAATGGCCTGCCATACGCGACTTAAGGGTCTCGTTAGCATGACGgctgaaaagagaagaaaaagaaaaacagcctttGTAGCGCAAACATCAGACCGGCACACCGGGAATTGTCCCTGTATTCCCGATTAGTCAATTCAGGCCTGTTTTGGAAGATTGTGTAGATGGTGAGAAAACATTCTAGCAAAGCCTGAGTGAATCATCTGGGTAGGATAACCTGGACATTTGGTGAGTACAAGCAGTGCACCTACAGTATGACTACCTCTTCACTGAAATATATAGAGAAGGAGATATATAGAATATAGCAATGAAATACCTGAAGTATCTGACGAATACTAcattaatttagcaaaataataCTTGAGAAGAAAAACCTAGTTAAACAGGCAGCAAATTATAGGAGTAAAGGTGTAATGTTCTAATACGAAAGACAAAAGTGGTTGATTGCAGCCATCActaaggttttctttttaacttatAAGTGTtacctgttttaattttttccccttatttCACAGATTGCAGGCAGAAATCAActcaaccaccacagctgcccAGTCCCAGTAAGGAAAATGCCATCAACACCCAGTTACAAGGAGAAATCGAACAGCTAAAAGCAGAAATCAAAGAGCTGAAGtcacacatttctaaaaaaGATGAGATCATCTCCACACAAAAAGCAGAACTAGAAGAACTTAAAACCAAATACAGTGCCGCTCGACAGCAAAACCAACCTACAACTAACTCCTCATCCTCACTTAATGCCTCTCACCAAGTTACCCCAACCGTTGACCATAGCAACACACCACCAGCTGCCACATCGGCAAACCACAATCCAAAATCTGGCAACGTGTCCAAGGCGAAAGACCCCAAACCGGCTGGTTCAGGACAAGCCCAGCTCTCTGCTCCTCCTAAAAAGTACAGGCCCAAAAGCTCTCCTGGTGTTTTAACAAACAACAGTTCTACCTCTTCCAGTTCTTCCTCAGCTTCCACTTcgaaggaaaacaaaattaccCGCGCTGGGAGTTTTTCCAGTTCTCGTCCTGGTGTTGCCAGGTCTGCCCGTAGGTACACTAACCCCTTCAGCGTTCTGGACGGTCTGACTGAAGAGTCAGAGTCTCTGATCCATTAGCGTAGGACACTGAGACAAATTATCATAATGCTTGGTGCAGATATAGCATTAAACCATCTGATGACTGGACACACATAAAGGTCACCATATAAAAAATGGGACAGGCCAGTTCCAAAATGGTACTtcaaggttttctttctttctaattaGGGTTTTGTGAAGTTACTTAACTAGTCGGGATCTTCAATTATTTTAGATACCAGAACAGACATCAggaattctgtttaaaaaaacacatctggtcAGTATAGCTCTAAGAGCAAAGTAGAATTGGccaacttttaaaactcattgttttctcctctttgtttgtctttttacttatttttttatgacgATGAATCTCTTCCATCATGTTCATGTTGGGTactattcatttttaaacttcagGTTGTCAATCGATACATATTTTTCTACCTTTTCTCAAACGTCTCCTGCCTTCAGAGTAGGAAAACATCTCAGTCTTTGTCAAGTAATAGAACTAGTTTTGCTCAAAAACGAGTTAGAAGCAAATAGTGTTTATGTAATGCGCGTCATAATTATTACGATGACAAATGGGTACAATTCTGGTGTTGGGAAATAAATGGTGCCAACCGTTTTGTGGTGCTGCAGTAACAGCTTTTAAAGAACAAGCTGAATCTCATGAGCTCATCCTGTTTAtggggacatttttttttcttattgataaatatatatattttttaacactgCTTGTCGTGGGCGCTTCAGAGTATTTGTGAgtttaaatgtagctttaaatttcaaactttaaGCTTTGATTGCTTAGTGAGAATTTTGGTTCGTTACAACTGTTTAcagctgattttaaaaaatgcagttaaaGATGAACGAACCTTATTTTGTAAGCTTTAACTATATATTATGACAGTGTTGGAAATGAGACTGTTAAATATTGTCTACGTATCTGACGACACTTTATCTTCAGACACCTTTATTACTCTTAAAACGAGCATATTTTCTGAGAATGTAATGTAAATACTTTCTACTGTAATTCACTACTTTCTGAGGCTCAAAGGTCCTATTGAATAAGATCTTTGATTTGAAAATTCTTTAAGTattaatagattttattgtgGTGTGTTTGATGCGTTTATGAGCCTCATTTAAGATGtgtaaattttactttttacatttttttcgtttttactttttttactgtgataaaatatgtcaattttTATGAATGTTGACAGACTTTTAAGAACATATATAACTACTTTTTGCACCTTAGGTTTTCAAATGTAGCTCTttgtgaaaacaattttaaaacatacacTCGTGGACACGCAGCTCCCCCTGGTGTCCGAGTCGTGACTTGTGGTTTTTTAAGCGACGTGAGACGTTTATGGCTTTAAAGTAAATCAGATGATTATTTAAAGAGCTGGTCCTGTGATTTGTATTGTgtgcattaaaatttttttttttatagatttctgGGACAGCTGTTTCCTTTTAGTATTctgtaaatatgaaatgtgttcatatatttttaacagtCAAATTGATAATGAATAGAAACTTAAGTAGGTTTGAGAAAGTCTGTAacattaaagctgaaaaaaaatttaaatgagcaTCAgctttggtattttaaaaaaagtttttttaaagtgctctttaaaaaataatcatgaaaaaaatcatagaTGTAAAAATGGTTGAAAGGTGATTAATGGCTGAAAGCCACTGGTGACTTGATGAAAATACTACATAGTTAGGTTTGAGTGTTTTGggctttaacaaaaataacaatcagaaacacaaaaacaataagtttCATGAAGCTGCATCAGAACATATTCAATGAATTATTACTTTGCTTTGAACTCATGTTGAGGTTTTAACTCTGAGAGAATCTTAAACATCATTTCCTTTATTCCAAACTACTCTCACTTTTGTGAGTCAGTTTGATGATGTGTATCTAACCGGCTCCAAAATCTTTTAGGTTTAAGAATGTCTCAAAAAACGGTCAATAGAACTTTGATATCAGATTTGTGCTTTTCTCCTAAATCACTTTGTAAAACCCTGCCCAGTAAATTCTTAGTTTTGCTCCTGGAATTGCAAGAACTTCCGTTTTTATTAGACTGTAACATTAACAGGAAGCATTTCTTGTGAGAAAGAGGAAGCAGATTTATTTGATAGCACCATTTTTCAAGTTTTCCCCTCCAACTTGCAAAGAATGGAAAGGTTTGCAATTTTCATCATAGATGCACCTCAACTGTAAGAGActgaatctaaaaaataaaagaaaaatatccaagaatcatccatccatccattttctaacacccttgtccctattggggtcaggaggtcctggttcctatctccagctaacgttccgggtgagagacggggtcaccctggacaggttgtcagtctgtcgcagggcaacacagagacagacaggacacataaccatgcacacacacactcacacctagggagaatttggaTAGAGCAATTAGTCTGTCATGCAGTAATATCAATATTACTTTTCTCCACAGAAACTCTTAGAAATTTAACTACTTCTCACTAAAGACATCAGAAGACTTTTTCTAATAACAGAGGACGCATAAAGAGTAAAACTCATTCTAAAGAAATCATTTAGTCATCTAAAAAagactttatgctcacaaacagcTGGCCTGGCTGCTTGGTCCCTCTTGGGCTGCGTGTAGCTTAGTCTCCTTTTTTACCATTAAATGcaaatttccaagttttctctttttttttttttaaatatttctgtggcAAAATGTGTTTCCAAGGAAGAGATCTACTGTATGTCTACTGATGAAtatctgttttttgtattgCCAATAAGCAGCCATAACTTTATTcaacatatttatattaaacatgactttttcttaaaagaaagaaaagtataAATTTCTTGGTCCTCAATCCAACACAAAATGAGGTCATCAAGTATTACTTGtcataattcagatttttaaatgcttCGCGTTTTCTTGGTACtgacacaaaaacctttaaaaaaattctacaggtatatttcaaatttttctCTTCACCTTAAAGACAACTGATAGGTCGACTGTCATTTGTTAGTGTTTCGTCTTTTAATGTTTACACACATCCTACCTCAGAAAGTCGATTACACACGTTCCttgtagagagaaaaataagagaTAAACTTTCGTGGCTAAAGAATAACTTCAGCCTGTGACTACTTGAGTTTGCAAAAACGCAAAAAGTGCAAAACCGTATTCAGCGAATTTGAGGTGAAGTGCATTTAGGTTTTGATTTCACagagtaaaacaagaaaagaggaaatggTTCTCACACATCCTGAGGAGAAACAAGAGTCTTTCTTCAGTGCAACTGATCTCCTGAGTCTCACGTGAAGACGAGTTCGCCTCGTTCGTTTGGAAGAGGTAGGATGTTCCTCAGTTTTCGTTATGTTTGCAGTGTTGCAGTGACTTTAAATGAGTTATTATCAACAATAATGTGATCACAACCATCTAACCTTTATATTGAGCACGTGTTACCTATCTTTAAACGTatcttaaaactttttccagTGACTTAATACATTCCAGCTTACAGGAAAAAAAGCCGATTAAACAATCTGGTCAATGTTCAAGTAAACAGAACGACTGCAAAATGGTGCACAGTCAGGAGTTCATGCATCAGCAGAGAGatcatctaaaacattttacttattgctaaaaaaaatattcactaacCACTAGCTTTAAAGATAACATTTATAAAAGgagttatataaatataaaatgttatttggaACTGGGTCTTTAGTTGTCTGTGgtgacatatgtatttttttcttcttcttgcttgTTCTTTTAGAAAACTTGCTTTCATGGCATCAATCGTCTGAGCCCTCAGGGACGTGATTCCCCCAAAGGTGGAAGAGTTTCTTCTCCATCAGACTCCAGAACCAACGTCTCAGCACTCGGTCCAGAAGAACTCTGTCCAAGAAACGACCAGGACCgataaaacaaacttcaaacttCTCAGCCTCTGGAATCCAAGCTTGAAGTTAAATGAATAGCAAACAGGGTAAGTTGGGGTTTTTATTAACAGATATGAAAGGAGTCTAATTATGTctactaaatatatatatatttttattttccatggcAATAGATCATCTGATGATGGAGTTTCTGGCATTGAAAAGCTTGATGACCTTCGCTGCTCTGATCCTTTCTTCTGTGATTCCTGTGGAAACTGAAGTGGTGAATTCACAGAGTTCTTTCTGCATCAGATTCCATCCGACGTCCAGGGATCTTGGAGAAAGGAAACGTCTCGGAAAGGTGGAGATACAAACCCATCTGCCAGACGTTCAAGAACAGCGGAACGTTTACGACACGGTCAACAAGAGTCCAGTATTTTCTGCCTCCAAATATAGAGGACACAGAGCCGGGAGACCGGAGAGTTTCTGGATGATTGAACCAcaggtatgtttttttgtttgacaagtCGATGACCTTTCACTTAAGGGACTTTGTGCAGAATTATTTAACATATCAACAGATATGTCAATGATTTGTAGGGGTTGggatttgaaattaaatgacaCCTGGGTTTCAAACCTCTTTCAATATAACCTGTTTCCTAAATCACAATGTCCTCTCCAAACAACTGTTGCTGAATATTACCCTCACCTTAAAAACGTATCTTTATTTATCATAATGCTGCATTCAAATACTCTTAGAAGATGTAGAAATCCCACTTGAcattgacaaaaacatttctgttacaGGAagttacattgttttaaaaataaaagtagcaaaaaatattatgtcTGACTGGGAAGATCTGCCactgagaaaatatcaaaactCAGGATATAAAACGCAGGATAACGTAAAGCAGGatgttttgtgaaatttaagtcaaaacatttcttgttttttttttttctccaaagagtttttgcggcactagtggctcgtattttttccacagtaggcagacaggaaggagggttaggagaggggggaagacatgcggtaaaggtcgtcgggtccgggagtcaaacccgcgacgtccgcgtcgaggactaaggcctccaaacatggggcgtgctaaccccttgcgccaccacagcacgccccaaaacatttcttgttttgttctgattttaaaacaaacggaaataagaaacatttcacATAATTTTGAATATGTGAAGGACTTTCACACAAAAAGACTCGTTTTTACATTAGCCCTCCATCCACACACTTACTTACTTActacataaaatacataaagacCCAACAAAGAATATGACTGTGATCATATCAGGTGGTTTcccttcagcagcttcctggatTGATTGTTGAGTACAGCAGTAGCTCTGAAGTCGTCTCTGCAAATCAAAGTTTTATTCCAGTTATTCATCGATTTACAA
The window above is part of the Xiphophorus couchianus chromosome 14, X_couchianus-1.0, whole genome shotgun sequence genome. Proteins encoded here:
- the LOC114157339 gene encoding butyrophilin subfamily 3 member A2-like, translated to MDQVHRGSRRPLVESVKFISRTSRTDSRTFLRFSAAQVGFLSVVLCVLRFSPVSAAVAPKTVVANENETVTLPCRTNQTSDLLTVEWSKAEMTPNITLLYRHGFETVEEKNSAFLNRTSFILEEVKLGNISQVISKLRLSDGGRYLCRTMVGKQQQVEAVLDLIVGAASEPKLAFVRSGANGGLTLECSAERWFPEPEITFYDERGNGIEAEHPRTVPNSAGGYNVKRRASLQIVTNRVTCRVHQPLLKKTRYAHIYIPDDCMRTCTDSMVWSVLVTAAVLALCAVTYFLWKKYGCSDCRQKSTQPPQLPSPSKENAINTQLQGEIEQLKAEIKELKSHISKKDEIISTQKAELEELKTKYSAARQQNQPTTNSSSSLNASHQVTPTVDHSNTPPAATSANHNPKSGNVSKAKDPKPAGSGQAQLSAPPKKYRPKSSPGVLTNNSSTSSSSSSASTSKENKITRAGSFSSSRPGVARSARRYTNPFSVLDGLTEESESLIH